The Gemella massiliensis genome contains a region encoding:
- a CDS encoding N-acetylmuramoyl-L-alanine amidase family protein, whose product MNKVVKITAKVLLSTALLSSIIIPTSNQARADWKQDENGWWYDRGSGHYYKDGVYDIGGKAYRFDKRGYMVTGWYYDNGKHERLKGWYYYDPVNGDEKRGWQNIDGKWYFFSYGNGNALTGLQFIDDKEYYFDPVNGDMKTGWIKIEGKWRYFDPESGAQTEKTWRYINGKWYYFDAVNPVTGFLYIGEKRYYFDPVNCDMKIGWTKVDGHQYYMDPNDGGAVATNKVLLMNGVYYTFDWIGKLIKVELANK is encoded by the coding sequence ATGAATAAAGTAGTTAAGATTACTGCAAAAGTTTTGCTAAGTACTGCATTGTTATCATCAATTATAATTCCCACATCTAACCAAGCGAGAGCTGATTGGAAACAAGATGAAAACGGTTGGTGGTATGATAGGGGAAGTGGACATTATTATAAAGATGGAGTATATGATATTGGAGGAAAAGCTTATCGTTTTGATAAAAGAGGATATATGGTAACGGGCTGGTATTATGATAATGGTAAGCATGAGAGATTAAAAGGATGGTATTATTATGATCCAGTAAATGGAGATGAAAAAAGAGGTTGGCAGAATATAGATGGAAAATGGTATTTTTTTAGTTATGGTAATGGCAATGCACTTACAGGTTTACAGTTTATAGATGATAAAGAATATTATTTTGATCCTGTAAATGGGGATATGAAAACAGGGTGGATAAAGATTGAAGGGAAGTGGCGCTATTTTGATCCTGAAAGTGGAGCTCAAACAGAAAAAACTTGGAGATATATAAACGGGAAATGGTATTATTTTGACGCAGTTAATCCAGTTACAGGTTTTTTGTATATAGGTGAAAAAAGATATTATTTTGACCCAGTAAACTGTGATATGAAAATAGGATGGACAAAAGTAGATGGACATCAATATTATATGGATCCTAATGATGGAGGAGCGGTAGCAACGAATAAAGTCTTGCTTATGAATGGTGTTTATTACACTTTTGATTGGATTGGCAAACTTATAAAAGTTGAGTTAGCTAATAAATAA
- a CDS encoding type II secretion system protein, with amino-acid sequence MAKKLLFQMEKLHYKTKEAYTLVEMLAVLLIVSIIVIMLSVISIGDYTKYKERLAVNELISDIYFIQTSSLREGNSPYIDLFSGDNEYLMYYDKHSSWKKLSQNGKIVANGPTIRLRYREGNLISRANTIDVKFERSLYRIIVHLDSGYITVDEL; translated from the coding sequence ATGGCAAAAAAATTATTATTTCAAATGGAAAAGCTACATTACAAAACTAAAGAAGCATATACTTTGGTAGAGATGCTTGCTGTTTTACTAATAGTTAGTATTATAGTAATTATGTTATCTGTTATTTCAATAGGAGATTATACTAAATATAAGGAAAGGTTAGCGGTGAATGAATTAATCTCCGATATTTATTTTATACAAACATCAAGTTTAAGAGAAGGTAATTCTCCGTATATTGATTTATTTTCCGGTGATAATGAATATTTAATGTATTATGATAAGCATTCAAGTTGGAAAAAATTATCTCAAAATGGAAAAATAGTTGCTAATGGTCCGACGATAAGACTTAGGTATAGAGAGGGGAACTTAATATCAAGAGCTAACACAATAGATGTAAAATTTGAACGCAGTTTGTATCGTATTATCGTTCATTTAGATAGTGGGTATATTACGGTAGATGAACTATAA
- the comGE gene encoding competence type IV pilus minor pilin ComGE, whose protein sequence is MNYKSGFTFVELIIALAICSMIFGFLIPNLVRQYSTIAMIEKQLEMKEILYEEISNHYNEKNFSVRRENYEIVVSLEKAEIVDINTNEKVSYE, encoded by the coding sequence ATGAACTATAAAAGTGGTTTTACATTTGTTGAACTGATTATTGCTTTAGCAATTTGTTCCATGATATTCGGTTTTCTTATACCTAATTTAGTTCGTCAATATTCAACTATTGCAATGATAGAAAAACAACTTGAGATGAAAGAAATTCTTTATGAAGAAATTAGTAATCATTATAATGAAAAAAATTTCAGTGTTAGAAGAGAAAACTATGAAATAGTAGTTAGTCTTGAAAAGGCGGAAATAGTGGATATAAATACTAATGAAAAGGTCAGTTATGAGTAA
- a CDS encoding type II secretion system protein: MSKSKKEGFTLLELTISLFLLIIVTLLLMLILQTTLKTSKNFLDFTNYEYALAHKKIFQIYNSSEKLERESNYIIMKNKEKKKK; the protein is encoded by the coding sequence ATGAGTAAAAGCAAAAAAGAGGGTTTTACACTATTAGAACTTACCATATCGTTATTTCTTTTGATTATAGTTACACTTTTGTTGATGCTTATACTTCAGACAACATTGAAAACTTCTAAAAATTTTTTAGATTTTACAAATTATGAATATGCTTTAGCACATAAAAAAATCTTTCAAATTTATAATTCCAGCGAAAAACTTGAGAGGGAAAGTAATTACATTATAATGAAAAATAAAGAAAAAAAGAAGAAGTAA
- a CDS encoding YihY/virulence factor BrkB family protein, protein MFIPEKNYSFYEENPKGKLTFKKFVKEMYYRIMYDEISILSSNLSYYFILSLFPMLLVALALTPYFKIDQQFLLEKIQTFAPGDLGNYLFSIISEVLNNKSNNTILTFGIIFTLWSASNGIYGIIIAFNNAFRVRDERVWIVTKIISIIFTILFLVGMFLVLTLVVFGKQLTWLLFHKLHFDEGFSNLWTYLTYSFPMLFTFIVFVFIYILGPNVKVRVISIFPGAIFSTISWTLVSRLFGYYIDHFSSYIKTYGTIGGLMAFILWLYITGYILILGAEINAILHNYKVEHRVFEETHTKAK, encoded by the coding sequence ATGTTCATACCGGAGAAAAATTATTCCTTTTATGAGGAAAATCCTAAGGGAAAGTTAACTTTTAAAAAATTTGTAAAAGAGATGTATTATAGAATAATGTACGATGAAATATCAATTCTATCATCAAATTTGAGTTATTATTTCATTCTTTCGTTGTTCCCTATGCTTTTAGTCGCATTAGCGCTAACTCCATACTTCAAAATAGATCAACAGTTTTTATTAGAAAAAATACAAACCTTTGCTCCAGGAGATTTAGGAAATTATTTATTTAGCATAATCAGTGAAGTATTAAATAATAAAAGTAACAACACAATTCTAACATTTGGTATTATTTTTACTTTATGGTCTGCTTCTAACGGAATTTATGGTATTATTATAGCATTTAATAATGCTTTCAGAGTGAGAGATGAACGTGTTTGGATTGTTACCAAAATTATTAGTATAATATTTACAATATTATTTTTAGTAGGAATGTTTTTAGTATTAACTCTTGTTGTTTTTGGGAAACAATTAACATGGTTATTATTCCATAAGCTACATTTTGATGAGGGTTTTTCTAATTTATGGACATATCTTACATACAGCTTTCCTATGCTATTTACGTTTATAGTATTTGTGTTTATATATATATTAGGACCTAATGTTAAGGTAAGAGTTATTAGTATATTCCCCGGAGCAATATTCTCAACTATATCTTGGACACTGGTTAGTAGATTGTTCGGTTATTACATTGATCATTTTTCCAGTTATATAAAAACATATGGTACCATTGGTGGACTAATGGCATTTATTCTTTGGCTTTATATAACGGGATATATATTAATACTTGGTGCAGAGATAAATGCAATATTACATAATTATAAGGTAGAACATCGAGTTTTTGAAGAAACTCACACGAAAGCTAAATAA
- a CDS encoding PTS sugar transporter subunit IIC translates to MQKQRVKDFLNIILNGTALGIVVGLIPNAVLSTLFKYLGAHFAPNVFTTLTQAMYLFQFGVPVLVGMIIGQMLNFKAIESAVLGSTVLAASGSLTFNATAKAWTGVPMGDLFNVMLIAAIGALIIKLVKDKFGTLTIILLPIVGGLVAAFGLVTLPYMKSLTNFLATIVFKFTTLQPVLMCILIAMAFSFMIVTPVSTVAMGIILFSNENFIGAGAATLGVLSAAAVLSIGTFRAKNKGVSLAIILGAIKLMMPNCARKPQLFLTILTTSAITGLAGYLLNILGNKDSAGFGIIGLIGPTKASELGSTLLGVILAFFVIPFTVAFIADRLYSDVLKLYKTDAYKTDNL, encoded by the coding sequence ATGCAAAAACAACGTGTGAAAGATTTTCTTAATATTATTTTAAATGGAACAGCACTTGGGATAGTTGTGGGTTTAATACCTAATGCGGTATTGAGTACACTGTTTAAGTATTTAGGAGCACATTTTGCACCGAATGTGTTTACAACATTAACACAAGCAATGTATTTATTCCAATTTGGAGTTCCGGTATTGGTTGGAATGATTATCGGGCAAATGTTAAACTTTAAAGCAATAGAGTCAGCGGTATTGGGATCAACTGTTTTAGCAGCCAGCGGTTCATTAACTTTTAATGCTACGGCAAAGGCATGGACAGGTGTGCCGATGGGTGATTTATTTAATGTTATGTTAATTGCTGCGATCGGTGCATTGATTATTAAGTTAGTAAAAGATAAATTTGGTACATTGACAATTATTTTACTACCAATAGTAGGAGGATTAGTTGCCGCTTTTGGATTAGTTACATTACCATATATGAAAAGTCTAACAAATTTTCTAGCGACTATTGTTTTTAAATTTACAACTTTGCAACCTGTATTAATGTGTATATTGATTGCGATGGCGTTTTCATTTATGATTGTTACTCCGGTTTCAACTGTTGCTATGGGAATTATTTTATTTTCTAATGAAAACTTTATCGGTGCGGGAGCGGCGACACTTGGTGTATTATCTGCAGCAGCCGTTCTTTCAATCGGGACATTTAGAGCCAAAAATAAAGGTGTCAGTCTTGCAATTATTTTAGGAGCAATAAAATTAATGATGCCGAACTGTGCAAGGAAGCCACAATTATTTTTAACTATATTGACTACCTCCGCTATTACCGGCTTGGCAGGATATTTACTTAATATTTTAGGAAATAAAGATAGTGCAGGATTTGGTATTATCGGGTTAATTGGACCTACAAAAGCCAGTGAATTAGGGAGTACATTATTAGGGGTTATTTTAGCGTTTTTTGTAATTCCGTTTACAGTCGCATTTATAGCAGATAGATTATATTCAGATGTACTAAAATTATATAAAACTGATGCGTATAAAACAGATAATTTATAA